The following proteins are encoded in a genomic region of Planococcus lenghuensis:
- a CDS encoding helix-turn-helix domain-containing protein — translation MEIGTKIRAIRNRKKMTIAQMCEATGLSKGFISNIENNNTSPSINTLGTIAEFLDVPLPYLLLEKKQHMRVVRKDGRTSTSFNQLKIEHLASKGGLRTMIVEFPPGASIGEPHAHEGEECHLVLEGKILAEQGEDSIVVEEGDSFSWNASVPHFVKNVGDGNATVFISIYSDIELKDVL, via the coding sequence ATGGAAATCGGAACAAAGATCCGGGCCATACGGAACAGAAAAAAGATGACCATTGCTCAGATGTGTGAAGCGACCGGTCTGTCCAAAGGCTTTATAAGCAATATCGAGAACAACAATACTTCCCCTTCTATCAACACGCTCGGCACAATCGCGGAATTCTTGGACGTCCCGCTGCCGTATTTGCTGCTCGAGAAGAAACAGCATATGCGCGTGGTGCGGAAAGACGGGCGGACCAGCACGTCATTCAACCAGCTGAAGATCGAACATTTGGCTTCAAAAGGCGGGCTCCGGACTATGATTGTCGAATTTCCACCGGGTGCTTCGATCGGGGAACCGCACGCACATGAAGGGGAAGAATGCCATCTGGTGTTGGAAGGAAAGATTCTGGCCGAGCAGGGAGAGGACTCCATCGTTGTCGAAGAAGGGGATTCCTTTAGCTGGAACGCCAGTGTCCCACATTTCGTGAAAAATGTCGGAGATGGTAACGCCACGGTGTTCATTTCGATTTACTCGGATATCGAATTGAAGGATGTGCTGTAG
- a CDS encoding dioxygenase family protein: MLPALFVAHGAPLLAIENNDYTQFLHSLGTEFPKPRAILLFSAHWESAVQQVSDVERFETIYDFGGFPEALYRINYPAEGDTAVTEEIMALLTAQGVPAEVESARGLDHGAWVVLKMLYPAADIPVISLSVNPHLTPAEQYTIGASLAPLRERDVLIIASGGTVHNLGALRMAGGDGTVDQWAVDFDKWLEDNLTDWNTDSLFRYEALAPAVGLAVPPRGNEHFIPLFYAMGAADREKQAQLLYRSYRYGNLSHSVWQFGRPEQAGNQ; encoded by the coding sequence ATGCTGCCAGCTTTATTCGTGGCGCACGGCGCACCATTATTGGCTATTGAGAACAACGACTATACGCAATTCCTGCATTCACTGGGGACGGAATTTCCGAAGCCAAGGGCGATCTTGCTGTTTTCGGCACATTGGGAATCAGCCGTCCAGCAGGTGAGCGATGTGGAGCGATTCGAGACGATCTATGATTTTGGCGGGTTTCCGGAGGCGTTATACCGGATCAACTATCCGGCTGAAGGGGACACCGCTGTCACGGAGGAAATAATGGCGTTACTGACGGCACAAGGTGTGCCCGCAGAAGTGGAATCCGCGCGCGGCTTGGATCACGGGGCTTGGGTGGTTCTGAAGATGCTGTATCCGGCTGCCGATATTCCGGTCATTTCCCTGTCCGTAAATCCGCACTTAACGCCCGCGGAACAATACACGATCGGCGCTTCATTAGCTCCCCTGAGGGAACGGGACGTGCTGATCATCGCGAGCGGCGGGACAGTCCATAATCTCGGGGCGCTGCGGATGGCAGGCGGGGATGGAACGGTCGACCAATGGGCGGTGGATTTCGATAAATGGCTCGAGGATAACCTCACCGATTGGAACACGGACTCCTTGTTCCGGTATGAGGCATTGGCACCCGCCGTTGGACTGGCGGTACCACCACGCGGAAACGAGCATTTCATCCCGCTCTTCTACGCGATGGGGGCAGCGGACCGGGAAAAACAGGCGCAACTCCTGTACCGCAGTTACCGGTATGGAAACTTGAGTCACAGTGTATGGCAATTCGGGAGACCGGAGCAAGCGGGCAATCAGTGA
- a CDS encoding carboxymuconolactone decarboxylase family protein, translating to MRKSLDYFKEVYDEVPGWVQKMHDYGPDVLDNYTKIRGGIMQDRALSRKEKDALIASMNAARLYERSMLFHTKGAIDFGYSVPELAEFFLTAYLYRGDQALALSLEAVAYALELKGKTVKRTEQTPNAAADSLRLILAWLDGEDTAYLERVLAAIEQGNTEKTAAEILSDGQVSSRLKQLNMAGNHIMELDGKGAAPWIVKSRNAGASEAELADMGYICILTAGIPAWFELSDSLNTIE from the coding sequence ATGAGAAAGTCTCTCGATTATTTCAAGGAAGTTTATGACGAAGTGCCGGGCTGGGTGCAGAAAATGCACGACTATGGCCCGGATGTACTCGATAACTACACGAAAATACGGGGCGGCATCATGCAGGACCGGGCGCTGTCGCGAAAGGAAAAAGATGCATTGATCGCCAGCATGAATGCCGCCCGTCTGTATGAACGCAGCATGCTGTTCCATACAAAAGGCGCAATCGATTTCGGATATTCCGTTCCGGAACTGGCCGAATTTTTCCTGACAGCGTATCTGTACCGGGGCGATCAAGCCCTGGCGCTGTCGCTTGAAGCCGTTGCCTATGCACTGGAGTTGAAGGGAAAGACAGTGAAACGGACGGAACAGACGCCGAACGCTGCCGCGGATTCACTCCGGCTCATACTGGCCTGGCTCGATGGCGAAGATACGGCTTATCTGGAGCGAGTACTGGCTGCCATCGAGCAGGGGAATACTGAAAAAACGGCAGCTGAAATACTGTCGGATGGACAGGTGTCTTCAAGGTTGAAGCAATTGAACATGGCAGGCAATCACATCATGGAACTGGATGGTAAAGGCGCTGCTCCATGGATCGTGAAATCCCGGAATGCAGGTGCATCGGAAGCTGAGCTGGCGGATATGGGGTATATCTGCATCCTGACGGCCGGCATCCCGGCCTGGTTTGAGCTGAGTGATTCATTGAACACAATTGAGTGA
- a CDS encoding thiolase family protein: MKKPVIVDSVRTAVGKLGGSLGNEPADFLGAHVIGELIRRTDLDKGAVEEVIMGQAKQNPDISNLARLALLRAGLPVEVPGYTLHRQCGSGVQAVNSAAQQIQTGLSDIIIAGGAESMSTAPYYVNNVRFGTKSGDVLLKDPNTASQPGSQPTETYGDLNMGITAENIAEKYGISREEQDEFALESQRRAAHAIESGYFESQITPYPVKTKKGITEFRTDEHPRETSLEKLASLKPVFKEGGTVTAGNASGRNDGAAALLVMSEEEAVKHGYKPKARILAQAAAGVSPVLMGMGPVQSTLKALKQTDLSINDLDIIELNEAFAAQAIACINELGLDRRKVNPNGGAIAMGHPIGATGAILLTKLLHELERTGKRYGLVTLCIAGGMGVSTIIENRQV, translated from the coding sequence TTGAAGAAACCAGTTATCGTAGATTCGGTCCGTACGGCGGTCGGCAAGCTCGGCGGCAGTCTTGGCAATGAACCCGCCGACTTTCTCGGTGCGCATGTCATCGGGGAATTGATCCGCCGGACGGACCTGGATAAAGGCGCTGTTGAAGAAGTCATCATGGGGCAGGCCAAGCAAAATCCGGACATTTCAAACCTGGCCAGACTGGCCTTGCTGCGCGCGGGGCTTCCGGTTGAAGTGCCGGGCTACACGTTGCATCGCCAATGCGGTTCCGGGGTGCAAGCCGTAAATTCAGCGGCGCAGCAGATCCAGACGGGTCTCAGCGATATCATCATCGCGGGCGGGGCCGAATCGATGAGCACGGCGCCCTACTATGTCAATAATGTCCGGTTCGGCACGAAGTCCGGTGACGTGCTTTTGAAAGATCCGAACACCGCCAGCCAGCCCGGCTCGCAGCCGACCGAGACATATGGCGATTTGAACATGGGCATCACGGCCGAAAATATCGCGGAAAAATACGGCATTTCCCGGGAAGAGCAGGACGAGTTCGCGCTGGAAAGCCAGCGGCGGGCGGCGCATGCAATCGAGAGCGGTTACTTCGAGTCGCAGATCACACCATACCCGGTGAAGACAAAAAAAGGCATTACGGAATTCAGGACAGATGAACATCCGCGTGAAACGTCACTTGAAAAATTGGCTTCGCTGAAACCGGTATTCAAAGAAGGCGGCACTGTGACAGCGGGGAACGCCAGCGGACGCAACGACGGAGCAGCAGCGCTGCTGGTTATGTCGGAAGAAGAGGCGGTGAAACACGGTTATAAGCCGAAAGCGCGCATTCTCGCCCAGGCGGCAGCAGGTGTTTCACCGGTATTGATGGGCATGGGGCCTGTCCAGTCGACATTAAAAGCGCTGAAACAAACGGATCTGTCCATTAATGACCTGGATATCATCGAATTGAATGAAGCCTTCGCCGCCCAAGCCATTGCCTGCATCAATGAGCTGGGACTGGACCGGAGGAAAGTTAATCCGAATGGCGGAGCCATCGCAATGGGGCATCCGATCGGCGCAACAGGTGCCATCCTGCTTACCAAACTGCTCCATGAACTCGAACGCACCGGCAAGCGCTATGGACTCGTCACGCTGTGTATTGCGGGCGGGATGGGCGTTTCGACGATAATCGAGAACCGGCAGGTATAA
- a CDS encoding amidohydrolase, which produces MKDELMKMLERREDEMIAIRRYLHAHPELSFQEEQTAAYIADFYKGKEAEVETEVGNGHGIIVTIKGALPGRTVGLRADFDALPITEETTVPFKSVNKGVMHACGHDAHTAYLLVLADCLIRLKDKISGTVKIIHQHAEEQPPGGAKSIVETGKLGDLDAIFGVHLLPVAPAGTVGYRSGYAFNGRTYFKLRIQATGGHGSSPHKANDAIVAGAYFVTAAQTIVSRRVDPLAAGVVTIGSFDGKGSFNVIKDSVELEGDIRYSDTETQEAIDKEIRRMVNGLEGMFDVRCELTYTPDYPPLYNNPELTAFVAMTLDEAKDEEIREVKEFPKMSPSEDFAYYLEKIPGSYFFVGCTPKGAEKPYFNHHPKFDIDEAAILVAAKSVGQVVCRYLGTNEL; this is translated from the coding sequence GTGAAGGATGAATTGATGAAGATGCTGGAACGAAGAGAAGATGAGATGATTGCCATCCGCCGCTATTTGCACGCTCATCCCGAGCTGTCGTTCCAGGAAGAACAGACAGCCGCCTACATTGCTGACTTTTACAAGGGCAAGGAAGCTGAAGTCGAAACGGAAGTGGGGAACGGGCATGGGATTATCGTGACGATCAAAGGAGCACTGCCGGGCAGGACAGTCGGACTTCGTGCGGATTTCGATGCACTGCCGATCACTGAAGAAACGACGGTCCCGTTCAAGTCGGTCAATAAAGGGGTCATGCATGCGTGCGGACATGACGCGCACACCGCTTATTTGCTGGTGCTGGCTGATTGCCTGATCCGGTTGAAGGATAAAATCAGCGGAACGGTCAAAATCATCCACCAGCATGCGGAGGAACAGCCGCCTGGCGGTGCGAAAAGCATAGTCGAAACCGGTAAATTGGGTGACCTGGATGCGATTTTTGGTGTCCACCTCCTGCCGGTGGCTCCCGCGGGAACAGTCGGCTACCGCAGCGGGTATGCCTTTAACGGCCGCACGTATTTCAAATTGCGGATACAGGCGACCGGCGGACACGGTTCTTCACCTCATAAAGCGAATGATGCCATTGTCGCGGGAGCCTATTTTGTAACGGCAGCCCAGACGATCGTCAGCCGGCGGGTGGATCCGCTCGCTGCAGGAGTGGTGACGATCGGTTCGTTTGATGGGAAAGGCAGTTTCAACGTCATTAAAGACAGCGTTGAGCTGGAAGGGGATATCCGCTATTCGGATACGGAGACACAGGAGGCGATCGATAAAGAGATCCGCCGGATGGTGAACGGATTGGAAGGAATGTTCGATGTCCGGTGTGAACTTACGTATACGCCGGATTACCCGCCTTTATACAATAATCCCGAACTCACGGCATTTGTGGCGATGACACTGGATGAAGCGAAGGATGAAGAGATCAGGGAAGTGAAGGAATTTCCCAAAATGTCACCGTCCGAGGACTTTGCGTACTATCTGGAGAAAATTCCAGGCTCCTACTTCTTCGTTGGCTGTACGCCAAAAGGAGCGGAGAAACCTTACTTTAACCATCATCCGAAATTCGATATCGATGAAGCGGCGATCCTGGTGGCAGCCAAGTCGGTCGGACAGGTCGTCTGCCGGTATCTCGGCACTAACGAATTGTGA
- a CDS encoding muconate cycloisomerase family protein, translating into MKIRSFDTYILDLPIIRPHQLAMHTITAQSVVVGRVMDEEGREGWSEVATIGGASYGESTPEAIKANIDAYITPLVIGRDPIHFDKIMMDVSKQVRGNTFAKTVVEAAIIDLAARSKGVPAFELFGGQIHKSLPVAWTLASGDTAADIEEARGMLEKKRHNIFKLKIGKGDPFKNVEHVRKIKQAVGDEARITVDINQAWDEDTANYCIAALQDAGVSMVEQPLAAWDFEGMSRLTAKFDVPVMADEAATGIQEVFRIAKTRAGNSIALKPCKHGGLTQTKKAAGIAEAAGLGLYGGTMIESSLGTAICAQLYATIPEMKFGTEIFGPLLFKDNITVNDIEFADFEVIIPDGPGFGMEIDKEKVKHYAREFQSETEMRV; encoded by the coding sequence ATGAAAATCCGTTCTTTTGACACATATATTCTGGATTTGCCGATCATCCGTCCCCATCAACTGGCGATGCATACAATCACGGCGCAGTCGGTTGTCGTCGGCCGGGTGATGGACGAAGAGGGGCGGGAAGGCTGGTCGGAAGTGGCGACCATCGGCGGCGCTTCGTACGGCGAATCCACACCTGAAGCGATCAAAGCCAATATCGATGCGTATATCACGCCATTGGTCATCGGGCGGGATCCGATTCATTTCGATAAGATCATGATGGATGTATCGAAGCAGGTACGCGGCAATACTTTCGCGAAAACCGTCGTTGAAGCGGCAATTATCGATTTGGCGGCACGCAGTAAAGGTGTGCCGGCTTTCGAATTGTTCGGCGGCCAAATCCATAAATCCCTGCCCGTCGCCTGGACATTGGCGAGCGGCGATACGGCGGCCGATATTGAAGAAGCCCGGGGAATGCTTGAGAAAAAACGCCATAACATCTTCAAACTGAAAATCGGGAAAGGCGATCCGTTCAAAAATGTGGAACATGTCCGCAAGATCAAACAGGCAGTGGGCGATGAAGCGCGCATCACGGTCGATATCAATCAGGCATGGGATGAAGATACAGCGAATTATTGCATCGCCGCCCTTCAGGATGCCGGTGTATCAATGGTCGAGCAGCCGCTCGCAGCTTGGGATTTCGAAGGCATGTCCCGGCTGACGGCGAAATTCGATGTGCCGGTCATGGCAGACGAAGCGGCGACAGGCATCCAGGAAGTCTTTCGCATCGCCAAGACCCGTGCCGGAAACTCCATCGCCCTGAAACCGTGCAAGCATGGCGGATTGACGCAGACAAAAAAGGCGGCCGGCATCGCGGAAGCGGCCGGCCTTGGCCTATATGGCGGCACGATGATCGAATCGAGCCTTGGGACGGCCATCTGCGCACAATTGTATGCGACCATCCCGGAAATGAAGTTCGGTACGGAAATTTTCGGACCGCTATTATTCAAAGACAACATCACGGTCAACGACATCGAATTCGCGGACTTTGAAGTCATTATTCCCGACGGGCCTGGATTCGGTATGGAAATCGATAAAGAAAAAGTGAAGCATTACGCACGTGAGTTCCAGTCAGAAACGGAGATGAGAGTTTGA
- a CDS encoding CoA transferase subunit A gives MANVQHDITEALSCVKTGDTVLVGGFGLIGAPLSLIDGLTERDVEDLTVVSNNLGESGKGLGILLNQNKIKKGIGSYFTSNRDVGDKYQKGEIELELLPQGTLAESLRAGGAGLGGYYTTTGVGTDLAKGKEEREIDGVRYIMEKAIRGDVALIRAHKADTLGNLTYYKTARNFNPLMATAAKTVIAEVDEIVEPGELDPEEIVTPFIYVDTLVTAQQVLTKEGVVNV, from the coding sequence ATGGCTAACGTACAACATGACATAACTGAAGCTTTATCCTGCGTCAAAACAGGGGATACGGTATTGGTCGGCGGTTTCGGGCTGATTGGCGCGCCGCTTTCGCTGATCGACGGACTGACTGAACGGGATGTGGAAGACTTGACCGTTGTCAGCAATAACCTCGGGGAATCCGGAAAGGGACTCGGGATTTTACTGAATCAGAACAAAATCAAAAAAGGCATCGGTTCTTATTTCACCAGCAACCGCGACGTCGGGGACAAGTATCAGAAAGGTGAAATCGAACTGGAACTGCTGCCGCAGGGCACGCTTGCGGAATCACTCCGCGCGGGCGGCGCCGGACTCGGGGGTTATTACACAACGACCGGCGTCGGGACAGACCTCGCCAAAGGCAAAGAAGAACGGGAAATCGACGGTGTCAGGTATATTATGGAAAAAGCAATCCGTGGGGATGTGGCCCTGATTCGCGCCCATAAAGCGGATACACTCGGTAATCTTACTTACTACAAGACAGCCCGGAACTTCAATCCACTCATGGCGACGGCTGCAAAGACAGTGATTGCGGAAGTCGATGAAATCGTTGAACCCGGTGAACTGGATCCGGAGGAAATCGTTACGCCATTCATCTACGTGGATACGCTGGTTACGGCGCAGCAGGTGCTGACGAAAGAAGGGGTGGTAAATGTATGA
- a CDS encoding 3-oxoacid CoA-transferase subunit B, translating into MTVGMSKTEMQHMIAERVARELHGPAIVNLGIGIPTLVAEYMEADNIYLHTENGLLGVTDVEEEGVDPNLVNAGKLPVGEAVGASFFNSADSFAMIRGGHVDVAILGALQVDETGVIANWAVPGKNIMGVGGAMDLLVGAKKVFVTMSHTSKDGSPKLLRECTYPITSTRQVDMIFTELAVFSVEEGGLILVDLMPGATIEEVREKTEAAFSEK; encoded by the coding sequence ATGACGGTCGGGATGAGTAAAACCGAAATGCAACATATGATCGCAGAGCGGGTGGCACGCGAACTCCACGGTCCCGCTATCGTCAATCTGGGCATCGGCATTCCGACACTGGTAGCGGAATATATGGAAGCGGACAATATTTATCTCCATACCGAAAATGGCTTGTTGGGTGTTACAGACGTCGAGGAAGAAGGCGTGGATCCGAATCTGGTCAATGCCGGAAAATTACCGGTCGGCGAAGCGGTGGGTGCGTCTTTTTTCAACAGCGCTGATTCCTTCGCCATGATCCGGGGCGGCCATGTCGATGTCGCGATCCTCGGTGCCCTGCAAGTCGATGAGACAGGTGTCATCGCCAACTGGGCGGTCCCCGGAAAAAACATCATGGGCGTCGGCGGCGCAATGGATCTCCTGGTCGGCGCGAAAAAAGTGTTCGTGACGATGAGCCATACATCGAAAGACGGCAGTCCGAAATTATTGAGGGAATGCACCTATCCCATTACCTCAACCCGCCAAGTGGATATGATTTTCACAGAGCTTGCAGTCTTCAGCGTGGAAGAGGGCGGGCTGATACTCGTGGATCTGATGCCGGGCGCAACGATTGAAGAAGTCCGGGAGAAGACAGAAGCGGCGTTCAGTGAAAAATAA
- a CDS encoding DoxX family protein: MYNKYEVSALILRLVLGMTFFIHGMVKFQGGIENTVGWFTSIGLPGVLAYGVASLEVAGGIALVLGLLTRWVSVLLGVLMLGAILKVKLAVGFLGNGQMAGYELDLAFLAIAVSLAITGSKAFALDWYIAKERGKEKAVSVN; encoded by the coding sequence ATGTATAATAAGTACGAAGTGAGTGCATTGATTTTACGGCTGGTATTGGGGATGACGTTTTTTATTCACGGAATGGTGAAGTTCCAGGGCGGGATTGAAAACACCGTCGGCTGGTTTACAAGCATCGGACTGCCGGGGGTTCTCGCGTACGGAGTCGCCTCACTGGAAGTCGCAGGCGGCATCGCATTGGTCCTTGGGTTGCTTACGCGCTGGGTTTCCGTCTTGCTCGGCGTATTGATGCTCGGCGCTATTCTGAAAGTGAAACTGGCTGTCGGTTTTTTAGGAAATGGGCAGATGGCCGGGTATGAATTGGATTTGGCGTTCCTGGCAATAGCCGTCTCCCTTGCCATTACCGGATCGAAGGCCTTTGCACTGGACTGGTATATCGCTAAGGAACGAGGCAAGGAGAAGGCAGTTTCAGTAAATTGA
- a CDS encoding alpha/beta hydrolase: MDAPMIYELQKPKQTEAGESYPAIFVLHGIGSNEQNMLQLVEGLEDRFYIFSIRGPLRQPPGFAYFTIEGYGKPHQDVFDHAIGQLTGFIDYATERYPVDQDRLYITGFSQGAILAMTLGLTLGSGIRGIAAFSGYIPDFVKEQYPIRPVDQLSVFISHGESDNVLPYGWGLESRDFFEGQGAQVAFRHYPESHTVSAENKQAFTEWVLEDLRKPKNKEKEE, translated from the coding sequence GTGGATGCACCCATGATTTATGAGCTGCAAAAACCGAAGCAGACTGAAGCCGGTGAGAGTTATCCCGCCATCTTTGTCCTCCACGGGATCGGCAGTAACGAACAGAACATGCTGCAGCTCGTTGAGGGATTGGAAGACCGGTTTTACATTTTCAGCATTCGCGGCCCTTTACGGCAGCCGCCGGGTTTCGCCTATTTCACCATCGAAGGTTACGGAAAACCGCACCAGGATGTATTCGACCATGCGATCGGCCAGCTGACCGGCTTTATCGACTATGCCACGGAGCGATATCCGGTAGATCAAGACCGGCTGTATATAACAGGATTCAGCCAAGGCGCCATCCTCGCCATGACACTCGGCCTGACACTTGGAAGCGGGATCAGAGGAATCGCAGCGTTCAGTGGCTACATCCCCGATTTCGTAAAGGAACAGTACCCAATCAGACCGGTCGATCAGCTTTCCGTGTTCATTTCCCATGGGGAATCCGACAACGTCCTGCCTTACGGATGGGGACTTGAAAGCAGAGATTTCTTCGAAGGCCAAGGCGCGCAAGTCGCATTCCGCCATTATCCGGAGAGTCACACCGTTTCAGCAGAAAACAAGCAGGCGTTCACGGAATGGGTACTGGAAGATCTCAGGAAACCGAAAAACAAGGAAAAGGAGGAATAA
- a CDS encoding YkvI family membrane protein: MKKILQIGSAFIGIIVGAGFASGQEVLQYFTSFGLIGTVGAAVAAILFAYLGMTLTRLGSRLQTTSHKEAVYKISGHHLGKIVDAVIIFTLFGVGMVMLAGAGSIVSQQFGLPSFIGISVMTFLVLLAVMFNIDRVVGIIGSLTPFLILAVIIVSVYSFSAMDGSFAALDPIAKEQPTALPNWIVSAINYVSFNIAVGAAMALVMGGTERDERTAALGGLVGGLGIGVLIILSHLAIFSKIGTVASFEMPMLEIVDRISPVLGSVYALILCGMIFNTAVSMFYAFGARFTKIGTGKFKRFIAAALAVAFFASFAGFTKLVAFFYPLIGYLGLFLIAALIYASIQLPSGARGKLSA; encoded by the coding sequence ATGAAGAAAATTTTACAGATCGGAAGTGCATTTATCGGAATCATCGTCGGCGCGGGATTCGCTTCAGGTCAGGAAGTGCTGCAGTATTTCACCAGTTTCGGGCTCATCGGAACAGTCGGAGCCGCAGTCGCGGCCATCCTGTTCGCTTATCTGGGCATGACACTTACAAGGCTGGGCAGCAGGCTGCAGACAACTTCCCATAAGGAAGCGGTCTATAAAATAAGCGGGCACCATCTGGGCAAAATTGTCGATGCGGTCATCATCTTTACCCTTTTTGGTGTCGGTATGGTGATGCTTGCAGGAGCGGGATCCATTGTATCACAGCAATTCGGCTTGCCTTCGTTCATCGGCATCTCGGTCATGACCTTTTTGGTCCTCTTGGCGGTGATGTTCAATATCGATCGGGTGGTCGGAATCATCGGAAGCCTCACGCCATTTCTTATCCTGGCTGTAATTATTGTATCTGTTTACAGTTTTTCGGCGATGGATGGTTCGTTCGCCGCACTGGATCCCATCGCAAAAGAGCAGCCGACCGCATTGCCCAACTGGATCGTCTCAGCCATCAATTACGTTTCCTTCAACATCGCCGTGGGGGCAGCGATGGCGCTCGTCATGGGCGGAACGGAGCGGGATGAACGGACAGCGGCGCTTGGCGGGCTCGTCGGCGGTTTAGGGATCGGTGTCCTGATCATACTGAGCCATCTTGCCATCTTCTCGAAAATCGGGACCGTAGCCAGCTTCGAGATGCCGATGCTCGAAATCGTCGATCGCATTTCTCCAGTACTGGGAAGCGTGTATGCCCTCATTCTGTGCGGCATGATTTTCAATACCGCTGTCAGCATGTTTTATGCATTCGGTGCCCGCTTCACAAAAATAGGGACCGGCAAGTTCAAACGGTTCATTGCCGCTGCATTGGCGGTTGCGTTCTTCGCAAGTTTTGCAGGATTCACCAAACTGGTCGCCTTTTTCTATCCCCTCATCGGTTATTTGGGGCTGTTCCTTATCGCGGCACTCATCTATGCATCGATTCAGCTGCCGAGCGGGGCCCGGGGGAAGCTATCTGCATGA